One Xyrauchen texanus isolate HMW12.3.18 chromosome 2, RBS_HiC_50CHRs, whole genome shotgun sequence genomic window carries:
- the LOC127658828 gene encoding cholecystokinin receptor type A-like isoform X1 — protein sequence METYTIHDTLINSTDIYAILCGLGIGNMSECKNDSDGDATFEPKDINQTVRVVLYVVIFLLSAIGNSLIIAVLLRNRRMRTVTNLFLLSLAVSDLMLCLFCMPFTLIPNLMKDFIFGSGMCKVATYFMGISVSVSTFNLVAISLERYSAICNPLKSRTWQTKSHAAKVITATWVVSFLLMLPYPIGSTLVPFMRSNNSTGNMCRLVWSSDVMKPWYVFLLLSLFLVPGIIMMTAYGLTSLELYGGIKFEMANRRSSRDNASLKHGESDGCYQASKRKRSDSLTPGSSNTKSKLSRVCSNSPTANLVAKKRVIRMLLVIVGLFFLCWTPVFAVNAWRAFDRHSADRLLSGAPISFIHLLSYTSACVNPIVYCFMNKRFRQGVLATFPCCRADRDVMSRSIRGSSRRSA from the exons ATGGAGACGTATACAATTCACGATACGCTCATCAATTCCACTGATATTTATGCAATCTTATGTGGACTGGGAATCGGGAATATGTCAGAGTGCAAAAACGACAGTGACGGTGACGCCACATTCGAACCGAAAG ATATAAACCAGACGGTGCGAGTTGTGCTGTATGTTGTCATCTTCCTCCTGAGTGCCATAGGTAACAGCCTCATCATCGCAGTGCTGTTGCGGAACCGTCGGATGCGGACAGTGACCAATCTGTTCCTGTTGTCTCTGGCCGTTAGTGATCTCATGCTTTGTCTCTTCTGCATGCCCTTCACCCTCATTCCCAACCTCATGAAGGACTTCATCTTCGGCAGTGGCATGTGCAAAGTGGCCACATATTTCATGG GTATTTCAGTGAGCGTATCCACGTTCAACCTTGTGGCTATTTCTCTGGAACGCTACAGTGCCATCTGTAACCCCTTAAAGTCCCGTACCTGGCAGACAAAGTCCCACGCCGCAAAAGTCATCACAGCCACTTGGGTCGTATCTTTTCTGCTCATGTTGCCGTACCCGATAGGCAGCACACTAGTGCCTTTCATGCGCAGTAACAACAGCACTGGTAACATGTGTCGCTTGGTTTGGAGCAGTGATGTTATGAAACCCTG GTATGTCTTCCTGTTGCTGTCACTCTTTCTTGTGCCCGGGATCATAATGATGACAGCTTATGGCCTCACCTCACTCGAACTTTATGGAGGAATCAAATTTGAAATGGCCAATAGGAGGTCAAGCAGAG ACAATGCTAGTCTGAAACATGGCGAAAGCGATGGCTGCTACCAGGCCTCCAAGAGGAAGCGCTCGGACTCCTTGACTCCTGGCTCGAGCAATACAAAATCCAAACTCAGCAGGGTTTGCAGCAACAGCCCTACAGCAAACCTCGTGGCCAAGAAACGTGTCATACGCATGCTATTAGTTATCGTAGGGCTGTTCTTCCTCTGCTGGACGCCAGTCTTTGCCGTTAACGCCTGGCGGGCATTCGACAGACATTCAGCTGATCGTCTCCTCTCGGGTGCACCAATATCCTTCATCCACTTGCTCTCCTACACCTCTGCCTGCGTCAACCCCATAGTCTACTGCTTTATGAACAAGCGGTTCAGACAAGGTGTGCTGGCGACCTTCCCCTGCTGCAGGGCTGATCGTGATGTGATGAGCAGGAGCATCAGGGGCAGCAGCCGGCGCAGTGCTTGA
- the LOC127658828 gene encoding cholecystokinin receptor type A-like isoform X2: protein MRTVTNLFLLSLAVSDLMLCLFCMPFTLIPNLMKDFIFGSGMCKVATYFMGISVSVSTFNLVAISLERYSAICNPLKSRTWQTKSHAAKVITATWVVSFLLMLPYPIGSTLVPFMRSNNSTGNMCRLVWSSDVMKPWYVFLLLSLFLVPGIIMMTAYGLTSLELYGGIKFEMANRRSSRDNASLKHGESDGCYQASKRKRSDSLTPGSSNTKSKLSRVCSNSPTANLVAKKRVIRMLLVIVGLFFLCWTPVFAVNAWRAFDRHSADRLLSGAPISFIHLLSYTSACVNPIVYCFMNKRFRQGVLATFPCCRADRDVMSRSIRGSSRRSA, encoded by the exons ATGCGGACAGTGACCAATCTGTTCCTGTTGTCTCTGGCCGTTAGTGATCTCATGCTTTGTCTCTTCTGCATGCCCTTCACCCTCATTCCCAACCTCATGAAGGACTTCATCTTCGGCAGTGGCATGTGCAAAGTGGCCACATATTTCATGG GTATTTCAGTGAGCGTATCCACGTTCAACCTTGTGGCTATTTCTCTGGAACGCTACAGTGCCATCTGTAACCCCTTAAAGTCCCGTACCTGGCAGACAAAGTCCCACGCCGCAAAAGTCATCACAGCCACTTGGGTCGTATCTTTTCTGCTCATGTTGCCGTACCCGATAGGCAGCACACTAGTGCCTTTCATGCGCAGTAACAACAGCACTGGTAACATGTGTCGCTTGGTTTGGAGCAGTGATGTTATGAAACCCTG GTATGTCTTCCTGTTGCTGTCACTCTTTCTTGTGCCCGGGATCATAATGATGACAGCTTATGGCCTCACCTCACTCGAACTTTATGGAGGAATCAAATTTGAAATGGCCAATAGGAGGTCAAGCAGAG ACAATGCTAGTCTGAAACATGGCGAAAGCGATGGCTGCTACCAGGCCTCCAAGAGGAAGCGCTCGGACTCCTTGACTCCTGGCTCGAGCAATACAAAATCCAAACTCAGCAGGGTTTGCAGCAACAGCCCTACAGCAAACCTCGTGGCCAAGAAACGTGTCATACGCATGCTATTAGTTATCGTAGGGCTGTTCTTCCTCTGCTGGACGCCAGTCTTTGCCGTTAACGCCTGGCGGGCATTCGACAGACATTCAGCTGATCGTCTCCTCTCGGGTGCACCAATATCCTTCATCCACTTGCTCTCCTACACCTCTGCCTGCGTCAACCCCATAGTCTACTGCTTTATGAACAAGCGGTTCAGACAAGGTGTGCTGGCGACCTTCCCCTGCTGCAGGGCTGATCGTGATGTGATGAGCAGGAGCATCAGGGGCAGCAGCCGGCGCAGTGCTTGA